The DNA window TTTTGTTGTTATATAATAAGTTTTTTAATAATATTCTTTTGGTTTTTGAGCTTCAACTTCTAAAACCTTTAAAAGTTCAAAAACTGTTTTAATTGGAAGGTAAGATAATAACTTTTGTCTTCTGAGTTCATTCTTTTTTTCTGTGTGTAGAGTTGCAAAATGTGTCCATATCTTTAAAACAATAATAACAGGTAGGAGAATAATAAATTCTATAAATAAAATTTTAAGAAATACCATAATATTAATTCCTTTTCATATATTTAGTAATAACTATCTAAGTGTTCTAGCTCGTGTTCAAGTTTAAATAATTTTAACTCTAGTTGAGCAACTTCCTCACATAAATTTTGAAAATATGAGACTTCAACCCCACAATCCCAATTATCTATTTCTCTATCAATCTTAGATATATTATATTTCAAATTTTTTATTTCTTTTTTAATTCAGACCTTTTCTTATCTCTTTCAAGATAATTAACTTTTTCTTTTAACTCTTCAATTTCATAATTTAAATTACTATCATTTTGATTAGATTTTAATAAGTTAAATAAAGAAATAGCTCCTAATACTTTCCAAAACATTAACATCATCTCCTAATATATCATAATATTATTTTATAAAAAAAGAAGTTATTTTTCAATAACTTCTTTAAGAATTATAAACTAAATTTTATTTAAATTCTTTTTTTATTTCTGCTATCCAATCTCCAATTCTTTTTGGAGTTAGACTAGGTTGATTTTCTTCATCAAGAGCAAGCCCTATAAATTTACCATCCTCTATAATACTTGTTTCTTCATAGTGATAACCATCAGTACTTGTAAATCCAACTACTTTACCACCTTTTTTTACTATAACATCATATAGATGTCTTATTCCACCACAGAAAGATTCTCCAAATGCAAATTGATTTCCAAGTCCAACAAGTCCAACTACTTTACCAGTAAAATCAATTTCTTCCAATTTTTTTAAATTATTCATCCAAGCTGCATGAGCTTCTCCAACTTGATAAGTAGGTGTAACAAAAATGAGATTTTCAAAATTTTCTATTTCTTTAACCCCACTTTTTACATTAAAAGTTTTAAAATCATCTTTCTTTAAAAAGAATTCAATTTCATCAACAATTCCTACTGTTGTTTTTGTAAGAGTTGCATAAAAAATACCAATAGTCTTCATAAAAATTCCTCCATCATAGTTTACATATATCTTTTATTACTTCACTTGCTAGTAACATACCCGCAACAGGTGGTACAAATGAAATACTTCCAACATTTTTATTTTTTTCACGCCCACCATCTAAATTAAGTGGTTTTCTTGGTGTTTCATCAGAATAAACAACTTTTAATTTGTTAATTCTTCTTTTTTTTAATTCTTTTCTAATAATTTTTGCTAAGGGACAAACAGAAGTCTTTTTAATATCTGCTACCTTAAATTGCGCAGGATTCATCTTATTTCCAGTTCCCATACAAGAAATTATTGGAATTTTTGAATTAGTTGCAAATTCTATTAAATCTAACTTTGGTGTAACTAAATCAATAGCATCAACTATATAATCATATTTTTTATCTTTAAAAAATAAGTCAGTATTTTCTTTTAAAAATTTCTCAGGATATATAGTTAAATTTATATTAGGATTGATTGATAAAATTCTATCTCTTGCTACTTCAACTTTTGCTTTGCCTATAACAGATTGAGTTGTAATAATCTGTCTATTTAAATTAGTTTTATCAATAGTATCAAAATCAACAATGGACAAATTTCCTATTCCAGCCCTAACAAGTGCTTCAACAGTAGCACCACCAACTCCACCAAGTCCAAAAACAATAACATTAGATTTTTTTAATTTTTCTATGTTATCAGAACCAATTAATAGTTCAGTTCTCTGTAAAAACATATGTTCTCCTTAATTACTTACTAATTTACTAAATAATATCATAAAAAATAGATTTTGTAAACTAATTTAGTTAAGTTATTTTTACTAATTTTCAGCAATTTTAAACAAGCTAATATTTTTATATATAATTTCTTTTCTAATTTTTTCAGAAGAAAGAATTCCAACTTCTTCTAATTGCTTTAAATAGGAAGTAGCTGTTTATCTAAATTTAAAACTTCTTTTGAATTTGGATTAGATTTATCTTTTAAAACCATTTCCTTATAAAGCTCATCATAAGTTGTAATGATATTTTCAATCTCAGAAGACTCTTTTGCTCCTTTAATGTAATAACATTTAAGATGATATTAGTATTTGGCAATTTATACATTTCTCTCAATTCCTTTTTAATTATATATGTATAATTTTTCTAAAAATTTTAATATATCATTAAAACATGTATAAAATTTAAATTTTTTTTTACATATTATTCTTCATCTTCTTCATCTGTTTCAAAATAAGCTAATTCAATATCAATAAACTCTATAATAAGTTGACATACATTGCCATCTTTATCATAAGCTAAATATACAGGATAACCACCATCTCCAAAGCCAGATTGAAATATAGGTAAATGATAATCTGTTCCAGGTATAGTCCAATTTATCCAGTCACCATCTTTTCTTTGATACTTAGGATTATCTTCATAGCTTTTTTTAAATAATTTGGCAAAATAATCATCATAAGTATTTCCATCAGGATTTTCTTTTATCCATTTTTCATTAAAGTCACAATATAGACTATGTAATTTTTTATCACAGATACAAGCAAGTCCAGCATCAACATTAAAACCAAAGAAATCTCCTTCTTGTATATCATCTAATTCTTCATCACCTAACATAGCTTCTTCATAATAAGCAATTTTATTAGTGTTAAATTTTAATCTAACTGCTGCATATCTATCACAATCTCCATCACTAGCTTTAACAACATAAACTTCTGTTTTAAATTCACCAGTAGGAATTTTTTGTATATAAGGTTCATTAGATCTATCTAGTAAATACACTAAAGGATCACTAACTAAAAATTCTCCTGTTGGAATAGAACAAGGTCCAATATCCATAACATCTAATTCTTTTCCAGCAATTTCTTTTAAAGTAAAATAATCTTCAATATTAGAATTTGGTTGTAATTTATTTTTAACCTTTTCCCATTTTTCTAACCATTCTTTTGTTGGTTGCATAATTATCACTCCTTGTTATAAATTATTTATTAAACTTTTAAGTTTTTCAGTTATCCAATTAACTTTTTCAATATTATTTATATAAATCTGTTTATTTTCATAATAAAAAATTCTAATAAATTTTTTACTATTATCAAAAATTTCAATAAAATCACATTGATGGATAATTTTTTCTAAATTTTTAAGTGATTCATAATATCTTTTTTCAATAAGGTTAAAAGAAATTCCATGCCCACCTCTTGCTACTCTATTTTTAACTCTTTCTCTTGCAATTTCAGGATTATCAATTCCTATATAATAAAGATGTATTTTATAACCTAAATCTTTCGCTTTATTAATTATTTTTAAAATAGTTTTTCCTGTCAAAGTTGTTTCTTCATTAAAAGATTTTTCTTCTAAAAAACATTTATTTCTTAATTGAATAGCTATTTTTCCAGCTTTTATCTGATCTATGTTACTTTTCCAATCTCCAAAAGAATAAACAATTTCATCTGTATTAATTCTTATACTATTTTTAATATCTTTATTTAAAAAATTAGTTTTATAAAGTGTAGATTTTCCAGAACCATTTACATCAGCAAAAATATAAAAATATTTATCCATTAATATTTTTCCTCATTTATTAATTTTTGTTGTTTAATTTGTAAAGAAAGATTGTATAATTCATTATAAAAAAATCTATCCTCTTTTGAAGTGGAATTTTTTATTAAATTATTAAGAGTTTCTGAATCAAGTTTCATAATAATATCCTTTAAATCTTTTATATTTTTTTCTTCCATAAATTATCACTCCTTGTTTTATTTAAAAATTTCTAAATCATTTAATAATTTAATATATTTATCTTGTGCAGAAAGACAAGTTTCAATTAAGTAAGCTTTATCTTTCTCATAATTTTTTAAACCTCTATAATAAAATAATTTATGTTCTTCATCTATAATAAAAGGGACAATATCATTTCTTAAACATTCTTTAAACATAATAAGTCTACCTACTCTACCGTTTCCATCTTGAAAAGGGTGAATAGCCTCAAACCTATAATGAAAATCTACAATATCATCAAATGTTATTTTAGCCTTAGAGTTATATTCATCAAGTAATTTTTTCATTTCTTTTGAAACATTACTTGGACTTGTAGTTTTTGTATTTCCTATAAAATTTGCTTTTAGCTTATAGTCTCCTACTTTGAACCATTCTTTTTGAGAGTCAGAAGTATTATTTTTTAAAATTTTATGTAAAGTTTTTATTAAATTTTCATCTAAGATATTTACATTTTCTAAAATATAATCAAAACATTTAAAATGATTGATTGTTTCATTTATATCATCAATAGATACAACTTTTTCTTTATTACTTATAAAAGAATTAGTTTCATAGATATATTGAGTTTGTTCTTCTGTTAGTTGACTTCCCTCAATATGATTTGAGTTATATGAAAAATTAATTTGTGTTAAATGATAAAGACTTCCCTTTAATTTTATTTTTTTTTCTTCTAATAAAGTTTCTAAAATTTTATTCATATAAAAACCTCTTTAAACATTTTTAAAATATTATACCATTTTTATATAGAAAAAATAAAAATATTTGAAATATGATGGTAAATATAGTAGAATAGTTGGAAAGAAATAAAATTTTTATGGAGGTAATAAATGAAATTAGTTTTAATCCGTCATGGAGAAAGTGCATGGAACTTAGAAAATAGATTTACAGGTTGGAAAGATGTTGATTTAAGTCCAAAAGGAATTGAAGAAGCAAAATCAGCAGGTAAAATTTTAAAAGAAATGAATTTAGTTTTTGATGTTGCTTATACTTCATATTTAAAAAGAGCAATCAAAACTTTAAATATTGTTTTAGAAGAAATGGATGAATTATATATTCCAGTATATAAATCATGGAGATTAAACGAAAGACACTATGGAGCATTACAAGGATTAAATAAAGCAGAAACTGCAAAAAAGTATGGAGATGAACAAGTACATATTTGGCGTCGTAGTTTTGATATAGCTCCTCCATCAATAGATAAAAATAGTGAATACTACCCAAAATCAGATAGAAGATATGCAGATTTAGCAGACTCTGATATTCCATTGGGAGAAAGCTTAAAAGATACAATAGCAAGAGTATTACCTTATTGGCATTCAGATATTTCAAAAAGTTTACAAGAAGGTAAAAATGTTATAGTTGCTGCTCATGGAAATAGTTTAAGAGCATTGATAAAATATTTATTAAATATTTCAAATGAAGATATTTTAAATCTAAACTTAGTTACAGGAAAACCTATGGTATTTGAAATAGATAAAGATTTAAAAGTGTTATCTGCACCTGAATTATTCTAAAATGGAGGACTAGAAAATGAAAAAAATAATTTTAATATCTTCTTTATTGATATCAATGGTTTCATTTGCAGGAGTAAAAGACTTACCAGATAATGTTGAAAATAATATTCGTTCAGCAGTATCAACTTATTCTGGTTCTGAAAGAAGAGAGAATTATAATTGGTATAAAGATTCATATTTAGAAATGGTAGAAAGATTAGATAAATCTGGAATACCTGAAACTGATAAACAAATAATAATAAAAAGATTGGAAGCTATGTATGGTGGTAACTATCCTAAACAATTAGCGAGAGTAAATGATGAAATCAATGACTATAAAGGATTAGTTAACAGAATAAGAGAAGAGCAAAATGTAATTCAACAAAAAACACAAGCTGAGAATGCAAAAAGTAAAGAAGAAATAAATTCTATTTTAAGTTCATCTTCTATTCCAAAAGCAGATTTGGATAAAATAGAACAAAATGCAAAAGCAGAATATCCAAATGATTATACTTTACAAAAAGCATATATAAAAGGTGCAATCAAAACTTATAATGATTTAAAAAAATAAATTAGGAGTGAGTAGATGTTTAAAAATGTAATTGGTTTAATAGTTGAATATAACCCCTTTCATAATGGACATCTACATCATATTCAAGAGATAGATAGACTTTTTGAAGATAATATAAAAATCGCAGTTATGAGTGGTGATTTTG is part of the Fusobacterium nucleatum genome and encodes:
- a CDS encoding tRNA threonylcarbamoyladenosine dehydratase, with protein sequence MFLQRTELLIGSDNIEKLKKSNVIVFGLGGVGGATVEALVRAGIGNLSIVDFDTIDKTNLNRQIITTQSVIGKAKVEVARDRILSINPNINLTIYPEKFLKENTDLFFKDKKYDYIVDAIDLVTPKLDLIEFATNSKIPIISCMGTGNKMNPAQFKVADIKKTSVCPLAKIIRKELKKRRINKLKVVYSDETPRKPLNLDGGREKNKNVGSISFVPPVAGMLLASEVIKDICKL
- a CDS encoding zeta toxin family protein, with the translated sequence MDKYFYIFADVNGSGKSTLYKTNFLNKDIKNSIRINTDEIVYSFGDWKSNIDQIKAGKIAIQLRNKCFLEEKSFNEETTLTGKTILKIINKAKDLGYKIHLYYIGIDNPEIARERVKNRVARGGHGISFNLIEKRYYESLKNLEKIIHQCDFIEIFDNSKKFIRIFYYENKQIYINNIEKVNWITEKLKSLINNL
- the gpmA gene encoding 2,3-diphosphoglycerate-dependent phosphoglycerate mutase, which produces MKLVLIRHGESAWNLENRFTGWKDVDLSPKGIEEAKSAGKILKEMNLVFDVAYTSYLKRAIKTLNIVLEEMDELYIPVYKSWRLNERHYGALQGLNKAETAKKYGDEQVHIWRRSFDIAPPSIDKNSEYYPKSDRRYADLADSDIPLGESLKDTIARVLPYWHSDISKSLQEGKNVIVAAHGNSLRALIKYLLNISNEDILNLNLVTGKPMVFEIDKDLKVLSAPELF
- a CDS encoding Fic family protein: MNKILETLLEEKKIKLKGSLYHLTQINFSYNSNHIEGSQLTEEQTQYIYETNSFISNKEKVVSIDDINETINHFKCFDYILENVNILDENLIKTLHKILKNNTSDSQKEWFKVGDYKLKANFIGNTKTTSPSNVSKEMKKLLDEYNSKAKITFDDIVDFHYRFEAIHPFQDGNGRVGRLIMFKECLRNDIVPFIIDEEHKLFYYRGLKNYEKDKAYLIETCLSAQDKYIKLLNDLEIFK
- a CDS encoding flavodoxin, giving the protein MKTIGIFYATLTKTTVGIVDEIEFFLKKDDFKTFNVKSGVKEIENFENLIFVTPTYQVGEAHAAWMNNLKKLEEIDFTGKVVGLVGLGNQFAFGESFCGGIRHLYDVIVKKGGKVVGFTSTDGYHYEETSIIEDGKFIGLALDEENQPSLTPKRIGDWIAEIKKEFK
- a CDS encoding DUF4241 domain-containing protein: MQPTKEWLEKWEKVKNKLQPNSNIEDYFTLKEIAGKELDVMDIGPCSIPTGEFLVSDPLVYLLDRSNEPYIQKIPTGEFKTEVYVVKASDGDCDRYAAVRLKFNTNKIAYYEEAMLGDEELDDIQEGDFFGFNVDAGLACICDKKLHSLYCDFNEKWIKENPDGNTYDDYFAKLFKKSYEDNPKYQRKDGDWINWTIPGTDYHLPIFQSGFGDGGYPVYLAYDKDGNVCQLIIEFIDIELAYFETDEEDEE